In Felis catus isolate Fca126 chromosome A3, F.catus_Fca126_mat1.0, whole genome shotgun sequence, a single genomic region encodes these proteins:
- the FASTKD5 gene encoding FAST kinase domain-containing protein 5, mitochondrial, whose product MALAICRRFPGSFCGTPPCPALIKHHVNKKLPGQTCKDCVLTAKTISTDTRTTATLKLLKPLGYRAFCSLFAYSTARSVTYWNVGSYTQPRGQEPPEHSGFCHPAKKVENIHSISSSQRILTTSSAFPDLEFSRTSASKASTLKPGSHRPAGVEEDIEIFDSFEDPRGFLQLRPEYQLHSYNRSEICQPLSVSEGELILHKVTVHQDNLQPQVIADYFCKLSSLPAEQHPVLLSSTSFALLCQLSVKNIQFFDVPELISILKAFVSLGIPHSHSVLGVYEIRFCSKVWEMSLDQLLLVADLWRNLGRRVPRFLKIFFSYLNLHWKDLSLSQLIHLIYIIGESRQAPQDLMQKLESLILKYIDLINLEEVGTICLGFFKSSSNLSEYVMRRIGDLACADMQHLSSYALVNILKMFRFTHVDHGNFMKQFGQIAPQRIPFLGVQGVMHLTLACSALRILDEGIMNAVAASLPPRVAYCRSKDVAKILWSFGTLNYKPPNTEEFYSSLINEIHRKMPEFSRYPEHLLTCLLGLAFSEYFPLELINFALSPGFVKLAQERSKFELTKELYTLDGTVGIECLDYRGNRLSAHLQQEGSEMLWNLARKDMCSKPEFLEALFLLENMLGGPQYIKHHMILPHTRSSDLEVQLDVNMKPLPFNKEAIPIKDEAKLRLKHVGVSITDDLMNQLLKGKSRECFQGEIASETEQRERELENAPIPLGTSLCNGADRLGAMEMAGPCPPACTQAPQVKLAIQLTNKNQYCYGSRDLLGLHNMKRRQLNRLGYRVVELSHWEWLPLLKRTRLEKLMFLHEKVFTSAL is encoded by the coding sequence ATGGCTCTTGCGATATGCCGAAGATTTCCAGGTAGTTTCTGTGGAACGCCTCCCTGTCCAGCTCTAATCAAGCACCATGTAAACAAGAAATTGCCTGGACAAACCTGTAAGGACTGTGTTCTGACTGCCAAAACGATCAGTACTGACACCAGAACAACAGCCACTCTCAAGTTGTTAAAACCTTTAGGATATCGAGCGTTTTGCAGTCTTTTTGCCTACAGCACAGCCCGAAGTGTGACATATTGGAATGTGGGAAGCTACACACAGCCGAGGGGACAGGAGCCTCCAGAACACAGCGGCTTCTGCCATCCTGCCAAAAAAGTTGAGAACATTCATAGCATTTCCTCCTCTCAGAGGATCCTGACGACCAGCAGTGCCTTCCCAGATTTGGAATTCAGCAGGACTTCTGCCTCTAAGGCCAGCACGTTGAAGCCGGGCTCACACAGGCCTGCGGGAGTTGAAGAGGATATAGAAATTTTTGATTCCTTTGAAGACCCCCGAGGTTTCCTACAGCTAAGACCAGAGTACCAGCTTCACAGCTATAACAGATCTGAGATTTGCCAGCCCCTGTCTGTTTCGGAAGGTGAATTAATTTTGCACAAAGTCACAGTTCATCAAGATAATCTCCAGCCTCAAGTCATTGCTGATTATTTCTGTAAGCTGAGCTCTTTGCCTGCAGAGCAGCATCCTGTTTTGCTGTCCAGCACCAGCTTTGCTTTGCTCTGCCAGCTGAGTGTGAAAAACATACAGTTCTTTGATGTCCCGGAGTTGATCAGTATTTTGAAGGCCTTTGTCAGTTTGGGAATCCCTCACTCCCATTCAGTGCTAGGTGTGTATGAAATCAGATTTTGCAGTAAGGTGTGGGAGATGAGTCTGGATCAACTTCTCTTGGTGGCTGATCTCTGGCGAAACTTGGGTCGCAGAGTACCtcggtttttaaaaatcttttttagttATCTTAATCTGCACTGGAAAGACCTATCCTTGTCCCAGCTGATTCACTTAATTTATATTATAGGTGAAAGTcgtcaggcaccccaagacctaATGCAAAAACTGGAATCATTGATTCTCAAGTACATAGATTTGATCAACTTAGAGGAGGTTGGTACAATCTGTTTGGGGTTCTTTAAATCAAGTAGTAATCTCTCTGAATACGTCATGCGGAGAATTGGAGACTTGGCTTGTGCTGACATGCAGCATCTGAGCAGTTATGCCTTAGTGAATATTCTTAAGATGTTCCGTTTCACTCACGTGGATCATGGAAATTTCATGAAGCAATTTGGCCAGATTGCTCCTCAGCGAATTCCTTTTCTAGGAGTTCAAGGTGTCATGCACCTGACTCTTGCTTGCTCAGCCTTACGCATCCTGGATGAAGGGATAATGAATGCTGTGGCTGCTTCTTTGCCTCCAAGGGTGGCATATTGCCGAAGTAAAGATGTTGCCAAGATTCTGTGGTCATTTGGAACTCTGAATTATAAGCCACCCAATACAGAAGAGTTTTATTCTAGCCTGATAAATGAGATTCACAGAAAGATGCCTGAGTTCAGTCGATACCCAGAACACCTGCTCACCTGCCTGCTAGGCCTGGCATTCTCTGAGTACTTTCCATTAGAGCTCATCAATTTTGCTTTGAGTCCAGGGTTCGTCAAGTTAGCTCAGGAGAGAAGTAAGTTTGAACTCACTAAGGAGCTATATACTCTTGATGGTACCGTTGGCATCGAGTGTCTAGATTACAGAGGCAATCGTCTTAGTGCTCACCTTCAGCAAGAGGGGTCGGAAATGCTGTGGAATTTAGCAAGGAAGGATATGTGCTCAAAGCCTGAATTCCTGGAAGCTCTCTTTTTACTAGAGAACATGTTGGGTGGGCCCCAGTACatcaaacaccatatgattttgcCTCATACCCGATCTTCTGACTTAGAGGTCCAGCTTGATGTTAACATGAAGCCATTACCCTTTAACAAAGAAGCCATACCAATTAAGGATGAAGCCAAATTAAGGCTTAAGCATGTGGGAGTCAGCATTACAGATGATTTGATGAATCAGCTACTAAAAGGGAAATCAAGAGAATGTTTCCAGGGAGAGATTGCATCAGAGACTGAACAGCGGGAAAGGGAATTAGAGAACGCACCTATACCTTTGGGGACCTCCCTTTGCAATGGGGCAGACAGATTGGGGGCTATGGAGATGGCTGGCCCTTGTCCCCCAGCTTGCACGCAGGCCCCACAAGTGAAGCTGGCTATTCAGTtgacaaataaaaaccaatacTGCTATGGTTCCAGGGATCTGCTCGGACTGCACAATATGAAGAGGCGGCAGCTGAATCGGCTTGGGTACCGTGTAGTAGAGTTATCCCACTGGGAATGGCTCCCACTGTTGAAACGAACTCGCTTAGAAAAGCTGATGTTCCTCCATGAGAAAGTGTTCACCTCTGCTCTCTGA